A section of the Amycolatopsis sp. AA4 genome encodes:
- a CDS encoding exodeoxyribonuclease VII small subunit encodes MSEADTAGLGYEQARDQLVDVVKELEAGGLSLEQSLELWEKGERLAKVCERHLEGARERIEAALASVETDDDTE; translated from the coding sequence GTGAGCGAAGCAGACACCGCCGGACTCGGTTACGAGCAGGCCCGCGATCAGCTCGTCGACGTCGTGAAGGAGCTGGAAGCCGGCGGGCTTTCCCTGGAGCAGTCGCTGGAGCTCTGGGAGAAGGGCGAGCGGCTCGCCAAGGTGTGCGAGCGGCATCTGGAAGGCGCGCGCGAGCGGATCGAGGCCGCGCTGGCCTCCGTCGAGACCGACGACGACACAGAGTGA
- the glpX gene encoding class II fructose-bisphosphatase — protein sequence MTTASDRSRREAPDRNLAMELVRVTEAAAMAAGRWVGRGDKIGGDGAAVDAMRQLVSTVSMRGVVVIGEGEKDEAPMLFNGEEVGNGDGPDCDVAVDPVDGTTLMAKGMPNALAVLAVAERGAMFDPSAVFYMEKLAVGPDAAGKVDISAPVAENIRRVAKAKNSSVSDVTVCILDRPRHEQLVKEVREAGARIRFISDGDVAGAIAAARPTTGVDMLLGIGGTPEGIIAACAMKCLGGELQGRLWPKDDAEREKALAAGHDLDRILLNDDLVTGDNVFFCATGVTDGDLLRGVHYRAGGATTQSIVMRSKSGTVRMIDGYHRLEKLRAYSSVNFDGNLDLDEDEHVVPPLP from the coding sequence ATGACCACCGCCAGTGACCGCAGCCGACGCGAAGCGCCTGATCGCAACCTCGCCATGGAACTGGTGCGGGTGACCGAGGCAGCCGCGATGGCGGCCGGCCGCTGGGTCGGCCGAGGCGACAAGATCGGCGGCGACGGGGCTGCCGTCGACGCGATGCGCCAGCTCGTCTCCACCGTCTCGATGCGCGGCGTCGTCGTCATCGGCGAGGGCGAGAAGGACGAAGCGCCAATGCTGTTCAACGGCGAAGAGGTCGGCAACGGCGACGGCCCGGACTGCGACGTCGCGGTCGACCCGGTCGACGGCACCACGCTCATGGCGAAGGGCATGCCGAACGCGCTGGCCGTGCTCGCCGTCGCCGAACGCGGGGCGATGTTCGACCCGTCCGCGGTGTTCTACATGGAGAAACTGGCCGTCGGCCCGGACGCGGCGGGCAAGGTGGACATCTCCGCCCCGGTCGCGGAGAACATCCGGCGCGTGGCGAAGGCGAAGAACTCCAGCGTCAGCGACGTGACGGTCTGCATCCTCGACCGGCCGCGGCACGAGCAGCTGGTCAAGGAGGTCCGCGAGGCGGGAGCCCGGATCCGGTTCATCTCGGACGGCGACGTCGCCGGCGCGATCGCCGCGGCCCGGCCGACCACCGGCGTCGACATGCTGCTCGGCATCGGCGGCACGCCCGAGGGCATCATCGCCGCGTGCGCGATGAAGTGCCTCGGCGGCGAACTGCAGGGCCGGCTGTGGCCGAAGGACGACGCGGAGCGCGAGAAGGCGCTCGCCGCGGGCCACGACCTGGACCGGATCCTGCTCAACGACGACCTGGTCACCGGCGACAACGTGTTCTTCTGCGCGACCGGCGTCACCGACGGCGACCTGCTGCGCGGCGTCCACTACCGGGCGGGCGGCGCGACGACGCAGTCGATCGTCATGCGGTCCAAGTCCGGGACGGTCAGAATGATCGACGGCTACCACCGGCTCGAGAAGCTGCGGGCGTACTCGTCCGTCAACTTCGACGGCAACCTCGACCTCGACGAGGACGAGCACGTGGTGCCTCCGCTTCCCTGA
- a CDS encoding NAD(P)/FAD-dependent oxidoreductase: protein MDYDLVVIGAGPTGLFAAYYAGFRGLSMAVVDSLPEPGGQVTAMYPEKMIYDVGGFPAVRGRDLVQGLVDQAAPWKPNYLLGRKAEKLESVDGGLELTLDGGDVLRAGAVLITAGIGEFTPRPLPAGDGWLGRGMVHFVPSLAAHAGQHVVVVGGGDSAFDWCLALHPVAASVTLVHRRAKFRAAESIVRQVRELGVRLVTDAEVARFVEAPDGSLTAVEVTVKGGADEQLRADAVVAALGFTADLGPIESWGLEIDHRAISVDSTMATARPRVYAAGDVAAYPGKVKLIATGFGEAATAVNNIAVALNPEAHLFPGHSSNVE, encoded by the coding sequence ATGGATTACGACCTCGTCGTCATCGGAGCCGGTCCCACCGGCCTCTTCGCCGCCTATTACGCGGGATTCCGCGGCCTGTCGATGGCCGTCGTCGATTCGCTGCCCGAGCCGGGCGGCCAGGTCACCGCGATGTATCCGGAGAAGATGATCTACGACGTCGGCGGGTTCCCCGCGGTCCGCGGCCGGGATCTGGTGCAGGGACTGGTGGACCAGGCCGCGCCGTGGAAACCGAACTACCTGCTCGGCCGCAAAGCGGAAAAGCTGGAGAGCGTCGACGGCGGTCTCGAACTGACCCTCGACGGCGGTGACGTGCTGCGCGCGGGCGCGGTCCTGATCACCGCGGGCATCGGCGAGTTCACGCCCCGCCCGCTGCCCGCCGGAGACGGCTGGCTCGGCCGCGGGATGGTCCATTTCGTCCCGTCGCTCGCGGCCCACGCGGGCCAGCACGTGGTCGTGGTCGGCGGCGGGGATTCGGCGTTCGACTGGTGCCTGGCGCTGCATCCGGTCGCGGCGAGCGTGACGCTCGTGCACCGCCGCGCGAAGTTCCGGGCCGCGGAGTCGATCGTGCGCCAAGTGCGGGAACTGGGCGTGCGGCTGGTCACGGACGCCGAGGTGGCCCGGTTCGTCGAAGCCCCGGACGGTTCGCTGACGGCGGTCGAGGTGACGGTGAAGGGCGGCGCGGACGAACAGCTGCGCGCGGACGCGGTGGTCGCGGCTTTGGGCTTCACCGCGGATTTGGGGCCGATCGAAAGCTGGGGACTGGAAATCGATCACCGGGCGATTTCGGTGGATTCGACGATGGCGACTGCTCGGCCGCGCGTTTACGCGGCGGGAGATGTGGCGGCGTATCCGGGGAAGGTGAAGCTGATCGCGACTGGATTCGGCGAGGCGGCTACGGCGGTGAACAACATCGCGGTGGCGTTGAATCCGGAGGCGCATTTGTTCCCCGGGCATTCGAGCAACGTCGAGTGA
- a CDS encoding trypsin-like serine protease — MSKRLFALVLTVLTGIVLSAGSAFAGPAIVGGTDADQPYPFAVSLHTSGGALFCGGSLITPTWVVTAAHCLSAKDPATIGLRVGSNDADEGGETPKAAEFVLHPHFNAETQTGDVGLIRLTAPVKAAPIAIGSAASPGTAVRIIGWGQTCATPNCGPVSKTLRQLDTQLVPGAKCTAAFDGTSELCTDSPGGSGSCYGDSGGPELIRDGDRWVLAGMVSRPGNRSSTCGSAPSIATSAIAYQPWLAEKTG; from the coding sequence GTGTCGAAACGGCTGTTCGCGCTGGTGCTGACTGTCCTCACCGGAATCGTGCTCAGCGCGGGCAGCGCGTTCGCCGGGCCTGCCATCGTCGGCGGGACCGACGCGGACCAGCCGTATCCGTTCGCGGTGTCCCTGCACACCTCGGGCGGCGCGCTGTTCTGCGGCGGTTCGCTGATCACGCCGACCTGGGTGGTCACCGCGGCGCATTGCCTGTCCGCGAAGGATCCGGCGACGATCGGGTTGCGGGTCGGCAGCAACGACGCGGACGAGGGCGGGGAAACTCCGAAAGCGGCGGAATTCGTGCTGCATCCGCATTTCAACGCCGAAACGCAAACGGGCGACGTCGGCTTGATCCGCCTGACCGCGCCGGTGAAAGCCGCGCCGATCGCCATCGGCAGTGCGGCGTCTCCGGGCACGGCGGTCCGGATAATTGGCTGGGGCCAGACGTGCGCGACACCGAATTGCGGCCCGGTGTCGAAGACGTTGCGCCAGCTCGACACGCAACTGGTGCCGGGCGCGAAATGCACGGCGGCGTTCGACGGAACCTCCGAACTGTGCACGGACAGCCCTGGCGGATCCGGTTCGTGCTACGGCGATTCCGGCGGCCCGGAACTGATCCGCGACGGCGACCGGTGGGTGCTGGCCGGGATGGTCAGCCGCCCCGGCAACCGCTCGTCGACGTGCGGATCGGCTCCGTCGATCGCCACCTCGGCGATCGCGTATCAGCCTTGGCTGGCGGAGAAAACCGGCTGA
- the xseA gene encoding exodeoxyribonuclease VII large subunit: MSNDPATSAENPWPVRTVARKIGDWIHRLGDVWVEGQVTQMNARPGTQTAFLTLRDPSADVSMSVTCPMWLVRELPTPLREGDRVVIHAKPSFFFGRGTLSLRADQIRAVGIGELLARIERLRKLLAAEGMFARERKRPIPFLPKGIGLITGRASAAERDVLANAQARWPHVLFKVLNTAVQGSQAVPQILRALSILDKDPDVDVIVIARGGGSVEDLLPFSDEALCRAVAAAGTPIVSAIGHEPDTPLLDHVADLRCSTPTDASKRIVPDVREETARVRQMRDRGRRALHGWVDRETRLLTQLRSRPSLADPLGPIERRLSDVERHRERGRRAMLSLLAKDQAEVANARGRLAALGPAATMERGYAVVQFTDSAGNLHVLRSVSQIEDGAQLRVRVADGAVHAVAESVEPTTPVPEGDRP, from the coding sequence GTGAGCAACGACCCCGCCACCAGCGCGGAGAATCCGTGGCCGGTCCGCACCGTCGCGCGCAAAATCGGCGACTGGATCCACCGGCTCGGCGACGTCTGGGTCGAAGGCCAGGTCACGCAGATGAACGCGCGGCCCGGCACGCAGACCGCGTTCCTGACCCTGCGCGACCCGTCGGCGGACGTCTCGATGTCCGTGACATGTCCGATGTGGCTGGTGCGCGAACTGCCGACACCGCTGCGCGAAGGCGACCGGGTCGTCATCCACGCCAAGCCGTCGTTCTTCTTCGGCCGCGGCACTCTCAGTCTTCGCGCGGACCAGATCCGCGCGGTCGGCATCGGCGAACTGCTCGCGCGGATCGAACGGCTGCGCAAGCTGCTGGCCGCCGAGGGCATGTTCGCGCGCGAGCGGAAGCGGCCGATTCCCTTTCTGCCCAAGGGAATCGGGCTGATCACCGGACGCGCGTCGGCGGCCGAGCGGGACGTGCTGGCGAACGCGCAAGCGCGCTGGCCGCACGTGTTGTTCAAGGTGCTGAACACCGCCGTGCAGGGTTCGCAGGCCGTGCCGCAGATCCTCCGCGCACTGTCCATATTGGACAAAGATCCGGACGTCGACGTGATCGTCATCGCCCGCGGCGGCGGCAGTGTCGAGGATTTGCTGCCGTTCTCCGACGAAGCGTTGTGCCGGGCGGTCGCGGCCGCGGGCACGCCGATCGTCAGCGCCATCGGCCACGAGCCGGACACGCCCCTGCTCGACCACGTCGCCGACCTGCGCTGTTCCACGCCGACAGACGCGAGCAAGCGCATCGTGCCGGACGTCCGCGAGGAAACCGCGCGCGTGCGGCAGATGCGCGACCGCGGCCGGCGCGCGCTGCACGGCTGGGTCGATCGCGAAACGCGGCTGCTGACCCAGTTGCGGAGCCGTCCGTCGCTGGCCGATCCGCTGGGTCCGATCGAGCGCAGGCTCAGCGACGTCGAGAGGCACCGCGAACGCGGCCGGCGCGCGATGCTCAGCCTGCTCGCCAAGGACCAGGCAGAAGTCGCGAACGCGCGAGGCAGGCTGGCCGCGCTCGGCCCGGCGGCCACGATGGAGCGCGGCTACGCCGTCGTCCAGTTCACCGATTCCGCAGGCAACCTCCACGTGCTCCGCTCCGTCTCCCAGATCGAGGACGGTGCGCAGCTGCGCGTACGGGTCGCCGACGGGGCGGTCCACGCGGTGGCCGAATCCGTCGAGCCGACGACCCCCGTACCCGAAGGAGACCGGCCGTGA